The Comamonas sp. GB3 AK4-5 genome includes a region encoding these proteins:
- a CDS encoding FKBP-type peptidyl-prolyl cis-trans isomerase produces the protein MFTRIAGAACLMGALLAGHALAQPVTTASGLVYESLKEGTGLSPKASDKVKVHYRGYFPDTGKDFDSSIARGEPIEFPLNGVIPCWTEGVQKMKVGGKARLTCPSSIAYGSRGAGRVIPPNATLMFEVELLGINGK, from the coding sequence ATGTTCACACGCATTGCAGGCGCTGCCTGCCTGATGGGCGCCTTGTTGGCCGGTCATGCACTGGCCCAGCCCGTCACCACTGCCAGCGGCCTGGTCTACGAAAGCCTGAAGGAGGGCACAGGCCTCAGCCCCAAGGCCAGCGACAAGGTCAAGGTGCATTACCGCGGCTACTTCCCCGATACCGGCAAGGATTTCGACAGCTCCATTGCCCGGGGCGAGCCCATCGAGTTTCCCCTGAATGGCGTGATTCCCTGCTGGACCGAGGGCGTGCAGAAGATGAAGGTGGGCGGCAAGGCCCGCCTGACCTGCCCATCCAGCATTGCCTACGGCAGCCGTGGGGCAGGCCGGGTGATTCCACCAAACGCCACGCTGATGTTCGAGGTGGAGCTGCTGGGCATCAATGGCAAGTGA
- a CDS encoding carboxyl transferase domain-containing protein: MFDKVLIANRGEIALRIVRALNELGIASLAVYAADDADAPHVAAADAAQALGASGPAAYLDGESLLRIAREAGCDAIHPGYGFLSEHAGFAQTCADAGLRFIGPTPQQLALLGDKARARALALECGVPVMPGSSEAVSLEQAQAFFAAQQAAGAPGIMVKAIGGGGGRGMRAVIHAEDLPAAYERCRSEARAAFGVDGVYVERLMTGARHIEIQVLGDGSEWPVALGERECTLQRRFQKLVEIAPSPSLSQALRERITRDALALASHIRYESLGTFEFLVDMASQDLPYVFIEANPRLQVEHTITEEVFGVDLVQAQIRIAAGEHLSELGLSPPPAPRGYAMQWRINAETLDAQGAATAGSGRVRQLDWPAGPGMRIDSHARLGVAPSPHYDTLLAKLIVHSHSPRFADVLARSRRALAECRIAGLPTNLPLLQALAQRPEMDSQKVHTRWLEEALPALVAAAEQAEKIATSADGASNAGMNPSVSTADTAQAAPENAVLAPMPARVLQWSVAVGDVVAQGAELGVLEAMKMEHVLCAPHAGRIADLLTEAGAYVAQGQALLVFEAIQGEVAEAGASQQTQDPAHIRADLQRVMDRHVFTQDAARPEAMAKRHAQGGRSARENIADLCDAGSFIEYGALAIAAQTRRRSMEDLVANTPADGMVTGIGSINGAQCGEEKARAVVMSYDATVLAGTQGMRNHAKTDRMLGVALQQQLPVVLFAEGGGGRPGDTDMPVVAGLHVHTFAAYAALSGQVPVVGIAHGRCFAGNAALLGCSDVIIATRASTIGMGGPAMIEGGGLGVFKPEQIGPSGVQHANGVIDILVEDEAQAVAAAKHYLSFFQGRARDWSAPDARALRHVVPENRLRAYDTRAAMRHLVDEGSLLPLRTGFGVGIHTALARIEGRAVGIMANNPSHLGGAIDADAADKAARFMQLCNAHGIAMVSLVDTPGFMVGPEIEKTAQVRHVSRLFVTAAKLRVPYFSVVLRKGYGLGAMGMAAGGFHAPLFNVAWPTGEFGGMGLEGAVRLGYRKELEALAEGPERDALFQKLLAQQYAHGEAQHMASTLEIDAVIDPADTRAWLVRGLASARLREIPPRFVDTW; this comes from the coding sequence ATGTTTGACAAAGTACTGATCGCCAACCGTGGCGAAATCGCCTTGCGTATCGTGCGCGCCTTGAACGAGCTGGGCATTGCTAGCCTGGCCGTGTACGCGGCCGACGATGCAGATGCCCCCCATGTGGCGGCCGCCGATGCGGCCCAGGCCCTGGGCGCCAGCGGCCCCGCGGCCTATCTGGATGGAGAGAGCCTGCTGCGCATTGCCCGTGAGGCGGGCTGCGATGCCATCCACCCCGGCTACGGTTTTTTGAGCGAGCATGCCGGCTTTGCCCAGACCTGTGCGGATGCCGGCCTGCGCTTTATCGGCCCCACGCCACAGCAACTGGCCCTGCTGGGCGACAAGGCCAGGGCGCGCGCGCTGGCGCTGGAATGCGGCGTGCCCGTGATGCCCGGCAGCAGCGAGGCCGTGAGCCTGGAGCAGGCCCAGGCGTTTTTCGCGGCCCAGCAGGCCGCGGGCGCGCCCGGCATCATGGTCAAGGCCATAGGCGGTGGTGGCGGGCGCGGCATGCGCGCCGTGATCCATGCCGAGGACCTGCCCGCCGCCTACGAGCGCTGCCGCAGCGAGGCGCGCGCCGCCTTTGGCGTGGACGGCGTCTATGTGGAGCGTTTGATGACGGGGGCGCGCCATATCGAGATCCAGGTGCTGGGCGATGGCAGCGAATGGCCCGTGGCCCTGGGCGAGCGCGAATGCACGCTGCAGCGGCGCTTTCAAAAGCTGGTGGAGATTGCGCCCAGCCCCAGCCTGAGCCAGGCACTGCGCGAGCGCATCACCCGCGATGCGCTGGCGCTGGCATCGCATATCCGCTACGAGAGCCTGGGCACCTTCGAGTTTCTGGTCGACATGGCCTCGCAAGACCTGCCCTATGTGTTCATCGAGGCCAATCCGCGCCTGCAGGTGGAGCACACCATCACCGAAGAGGTGTTTGGCGTGGACCTGGTGCAGGCCCAGATCCGCATTGCGGCAGGCGAGCATCTGAGCGAGTTGGGCCTGAGCCCGCCCCCCGCGCCGCGCGGCTATGCCATGCAATGGCGCATCAATGCCGAAACCCTGGATGCTCAGGGCGCAGCCACGGCGGGCAGCGGCCGCGTCCGCCAGCTGGATTGGCCCGCCGGCCCGGGCATGCGCATAGACAGCCATGCGCGCCTGGGCGTGGCACCTTCGCCGCATTACGACACGCTGCTGGCCAAGCTCATCGTCCACAGCCATTCGCCACGCTTTGCTGATGTGCTGGCGCGTTCGCGCCGCGCCCTGGCCGAATGCCGCATTGCAGGCCTGCCCACCAATCTGCCGCTGCTGCAGGCCCTGGCGCAGCGGCCGGAGATGGACAGCCAGAAGGTACACACGCGCTGGCTGGAAGAGGCCCTGCCCGCGCTGGTGGCGGCCGCAGAGCAAGCAGAAAAGATAGCTACCAGTGCAGATGGCGCAAGCAATGCAGGGATGAATCCCTCTGTATCGACCGCAGATACTGCACAAGCAGCTCCTGAAAACGCAGTGCTGGCCCCCATGCCGGCGCGGGTGCTGCAGTGGAGCGTGGCGGTGGGCGATGTGGTGGCGCAGGGCGCCGAGCTGGGCGTACTCGAGGCCATGAAGATGGAGCATGTGCTGTGCGCGCCGCATGCCGGGCGCATTGCAGATCTGCTGACCGAGGCCGGTGCCTATGTGGCCCAGGGCCAGGCCTTGTTGGTGTTCGAGGCCATCCAGGGTGAGGTGGCCGAAGCGGGGGCGTCGCAGCAGACGCAAGACCCCGCCCATATCCGCGCCGACCTGCAGCGCGTGATGGACCGCCATGTGTTCACGCAGGATGCGGCCCGGCCCGAAGCCATGGCCAAGCGCCATGCCCAGGGCGGGCGCAGCGCACGCGAGAACATTGCTGATTTGTGTGATGCCGGCAGCTTCATCGAATATGGGGCGCTGGCCATTGCCGCGCAAACGCGCCGGCGCAGCATGGAAGACCTGGTGGCCAACACCCCGGCGGACGGCATGGTCACCGGCATAGGCAGCATCAACGGCGCGCAGTGTGGTGAAGAGAAAGCGCGCGCCGTCGTCATGTCTTACGACGCCACCGTGCTGGCCGGCACGCAAGGCATGCGCAACCACGCCAAGACCGACCGCATGCTGGGTGTGGCCCTGCAGCAGCAACTGCCCGTGGTGTTGTTCGCCGAAGGCGGTGGCGGGCGCCCCGGCGATACCGACATGCCCGTGGTGGCCGGCCTGCATGTGCACACCTTTGCGGCCTATGCGGCGCTGTCCGGTCAGGTGCCCGTGGTGGGCATTGCCCACGGGCGCTGCTTTGCGGGCAATGCGGCGCTTTTGGGCTGCAGCGACGTCATCATCGCCACGCGCGCCAGCACCATTGGCATGGGCGGGCCGGCCATGATCGAAGGCGGCGGCCTGGGTGTTTTCAAGCCCGAGCAAATTGGCCCCAGCGGCGTGCAGCATGCCAATGGCGTGATCGACATCCTGGTGGAGGACGAAGCCCAGGCCGTGGCCGCTGCCAAGCATTACCTCTCCTTCTTCCAGGGCCGGGCCCGGGACTGGAGCGCGCCCGATGCGCGTGCCCTGCGCCATGTGGTGCCCGAAAACCGCTTGCGCGCCTATGACACGCGCGCAGCCATGCGGCACCTGGTGGACGAGGGCAGCCTGCTGCCGCTGCGCACCGGTTTTGGTGTCGGCATTCACACGGCGTTGGCGCGCATAGAGGGGCGCGCCGTGGGCATCATGGCCAACAACCCCTCGCATCTGGGCGGTGCCATCGACGCCGATGCCGCAGACAAGGCCGCGCGCTTTATGCAGCTGTGCAATGCGCATGGCATTGCCATGGTCAGCCTGGTGGACACCCCCGGTTTTATGGTGGGGCCAGAGATCGAAAAAACGGCCCAGGTGCGCCATGTGAGCCGGCTGTTTGTCACCGCCGCCAAGCTGCGTGTGCCGTATTTCAGCGTGGTGCTGCGCAAGGGTTATGGCCTGGGTGCCATGGGCATGGCGGCGGGCGGCTTTCATGCACCGCTGTTCAACGTGGCCTGGCCCACGGGCGAATTCGGTGGCATGGGCCTGGAGGGCGCGGTGCGCCTGGGCTATCGCAAGGAACTGGAGGCCCTGGCCGAAGGCCCCGAGCGCGATGCCCTGTTCCAGAAACTGCTGGCCCAGCAATACGCACATGGCGAGGCCCAGCACATGGCGTCCACGCTGGAAATCGATGCCGTCATCGACCCGGCCGACACACGCGCCTGGCTGGTGCGGGGCTTGGCCAGCGCCCGCTTGCGGGAGATTCCGCCCCGGTTTGTTGACACCTGGTAG
- a CDS encoding AMP-binding protein yields MADSETLVPLHQALRRNARQQSDATAYIWYGRHISWRQLDDASDAVAAHLQTLGVQKGEPVALFMNNCPQYIVAHYGVQKAGAIVCPCGPLNKEHELAYQLGDLQARIIIAADVLLPIVDQVRSSTALQHVLGVRYADWLPEVPTLPLPAELQAPVQPLPDGVESFWSVMHSGARPAPVEVGMDDVALMTYTSGTTGLPKGAMLSFANAASKTAAACQASQVGAQDMLLAVAPLYHIAGMSMGVNMPVQAGAPCVLLYRFDPLAVAQAIERYRVSWWYSIAPMNVAVMQLPGVQNMDLRSLRRNTVTSFGIAYTEELAAKWRQFAPDCISCEAAYGLSETHTMDTTMPMDAIRWGTHGKPVAGNEIRIIDPLSGEPLPAGEVGEIIVRGPGNFKGYWNKPEATAKTLKDGWVHTGDMGKMDADGYLTFIGRFKEMIKVSGYSVFPEEVETILIKHPAVAQAAVIGVPDAEKGEIVRAFIVTKPGQTLEAEALLHWSKQNMASYKAPRELRFIAALPATGAGKVLRRLLRDIP; encoded by the coding sequence ATGGCGGATTCCGAAACCCTCGTTCCCTTGCACCAAGCCCTGCGCCGCAATGCGCGCCAGCAGTCCGATGCCACGGCCTATATCTGGTATGGCAGGCACATCAGCTGGCGGCAGCTGGACGATGCCAGTGATGCCGTGGCGGCGCATTTGCAAACCCTGGGCGTGCAAAAAGGCGAGCCCGTGGCGCTGTTCATGAACAACTGCCCGCAGTACATCGTGGCCCACTACGGCGTGCAGAAGGCGGGCGCCATCGTTTGCCCCTGCGGCCCGCTGAACAAGGAGCATGAGCTGGCCTACCAGCTGGGGGATCTGCAGGCGCGCATCATCATCGCCGCCGATGTGTTGCTGCCCATCGTGGACCAGGTGCGCAGCAGCACGGCGTTGCAGCATGTGTTGGGCGTGCGCTATGCGGATTGGCTGCCCGAGGTGCCCACGCTGCCCCTGCCGGCCGAATTGCAGGCGCCGGTGCAGCCCCTGCCTGACGGCGTGGAATCCTTCTGGAGCGTGATGCACAGCGGCGCCAGGCCTGCGCCCGTTGAAGTTGGCATGGACGATGTGGCGCTGATGACCTATACCTCGGGCACCACCGGTCTGCCCAAGGGCGCCATGCTGAGCTTTGCCAACGCGGCCAGCAAGACGGCCGCAGCCTGCCAGGCCAGCCAGGTGGGCGCGCAGGACATGCTGCTGGCCGTGGCGCCGCTCTATCACATTGCCGGCATGTCCATGGGGGTGAACATGCCGGTGCAGGCCGGCGCGCCCTGTGTGCTGCTCTACCGCTTTGACCCGCTGGCCGTGGCCCAGGCCATAGAGCGCTACCGCGTGAGCTGGTGGTACAGCATTGCGCCCATGAACGTGGCCGTGATGCAGCTGCCCGGCGTGCAGAACATGGACCTGCGTTCGCTGCGCCGCAACACCGTCACCAGCTTTGGCATTGCCTATACCGAGGAGTTGGCTGCCAAGTGGCGCCAGTTCGCGCCCGATTGCATCTCCTGCGAGGCGGCCTACGGCCTGTCAGAGACCCACACCATGGACACCACCATGCCCATGGACGCCATACGCTGGGGCACGCACGGCAAGCCCGTGGCGGGGAATGAAATTCGCATCATCGACCCCTTGAGTGGCGAGCCACTGCCTGCAGGCGAGGTGGGTGAAATCATCGTGCGCGGCCCAGGCAACTTCAAAGGCTATTGGAACAAGCCCGAGGCCACGGCCAAGACCCTGAAAGACGGCTGGGTGCATACCGGTGACATGGGCAAGATGGATGCCGATGGCTACCTCACCTTCATCGGCCGCTTCAAGGAAATGATCAAGGTCTCGGGCTACAGCGTGTTCCCCGAGGAAGTGGAGACCATTTTGATCAAGCACCCGGCCGTGGCCCAGGCCGCCGTCATCGGCGTGCCCGATGCGGAGAAGGGCGAGATCGTGCGCGCCTTCATCGTCACCAAACCCGGGCAGACGCTGGAGGCCGAGGCGCTGCTGCATTGGTCCAAACAGAACATGGCCAGCTACAAGGCGCCGCGCGAGCTGCGCTTTATCGCGGCCTTGCCGGCCACCGGCGCAGGCAAGGTGCTGCGCCGTTTGCTGCGTGATATCCCCTGA
- a CDS encoding DUF445 domain-containing protein — MSSTASALTRSKRLALGLLLLVTAVFIATHFLAQTLAVQCLQAVAEAAMVGALADWFAVSALFRRIPIPWVQRHTAIIPRNKDRIGENLAVFVRDRFLDPVSLVALLRRHDAAQSLADWLGAPGNSPLLGRQLARLALAGLEMVQDRQVERLLTQALRGVLAQVDFARSMASVLQALTQDGRHQAVLDDVLRRISGVLRQTDTHHLVAESIVQWLKREHPVKEKLLPTDWLGDKGAELVADALESLLHDIAHNPQHRMREAFDGAVQRLITRLQQDPDYAQRAEQLRHYLLHDEKLAAYLREMWGRMRQRLEADLANPNSHIARKLAGMGRGLGQALAQDAALRASMNTRLEGWAQALAPEVSEFIARHIRETVQRWDAQELSALVEHHMGKDLQFIRINGTLVGGAIGLLLFTLTHLLRT; from the coding sequence ATGTCCTCCACTGCTTCCGCTCTGACCCGCTCCAAGCGCCTGGCGCTGGGGCTGCTGCTGCTGGTGACGGCAGTGTTCATTGCCACCCACTTTCTGGCACAGACCTTGGCCGTGCAGTGCCTGCAGGCCGTGGCAGAAGCCGCCATGGTGGGGGCGTTGGCCGACTGGTTTGCGGTGTCGGCGCTGTTTCGCCGCATTCCCATTCCCTGGGTGCAGCGGCACACGGCCATCATCCCGCGCAACAAGGACCGCATCGGCGAGAACCTTGCGGTGTTTGTGCGCGACCGGTTTCTGGACCCTGTTTCCTTGGTGGCGCTGCTGCGCCGCCATGATGCTGCCCAGTCGCTGGCGGACTGGTTGGGCGCCCCGGGCAACAGCCCGTTGCTGGGGCGGCAGCTGGCGCGCCTGGCATTGGCCGGGCTGGAAATGGTGCAGGACCGCCAGGTGGAGCGCTTGCTGACGCAAGCGCTGCGCGGTGTGCTGGCGCAGGTGGACTTCGCTCGCTCTATGGCCTCGGTGCTGCAGGCACTGACCCAGGATGGCCGTCACCAGGCGGTGCTGGACGATGTGCTGCGCCGCATCAGCGGCGTGCTGCGGCAGACCGATACCCACCATCTGGTGGCCGAGTCGATTGTGCAATGGCTCAAACGCGAGCACCCGGTGAAGGAAAAGCTGCTGCCCACAGACTGGCTGGGTGACAAGGGCGCAGAGCTGGTGGCCGATGCGCTGGAAAGCCTGCTCCATGACATTGCCCACAACCCGCAGCACCGCATGCGCGAGGCCTTCGATGGTGCGGTGCAGCGCTTGATCACCCGGCTGCAGCAAGATCCGGACTACGCACAGCGGGCCGAGCAACTGCGCCACTACCTGCTGCATGACGAGAAGCTGGCGGCCTATCTGCGCGAGATGTGGGGCCGTATGCGCCAGCGGCTGGAGGCCGATCTGGCCAACCCCAACTCTCACATTGCGCGCAAGCTGGCGGGCATGGGCCGGGGTTTGGGCCAGGCGCTGGCGCAGGATGCGGCCCTGCGCGCCTCCATGAATACGCGGCTGGAGGGGTGGGCCCAGGCGCTGGCACCCGAGGTGTCGGAGTTCATTGCCCGCCATATCCGCGAGACCGTGCAGCGCTGGGATGCACAGGAGCTGTCGGCCCTGGTGGAGCACCATATGGGCAAGGACCTGCAGTTCATACGCATCAACGGCACCCTGGTGGGGGGCGCCATTGGCCTGCTGCTGTTCACGCTGACCCATTTGCTGCGGACCTGA
- a CDS encoding TetR/AcrR family transcriptional regulator, whose product MASTSRKAPVSPRGRQRLPTAGSDEKRERILKAAEALFDRNGYANTTMEQIVQALGVTKPFVYYYFRSKQEIFETLCWAPTEACFTVLDFEADDARPAHEKAIDGLQRLIAATIAHYPAAFFPYREPQAFSPAYNKASRAVAKRFYTQLCALLEEGRASGHFDFKETRITAQAACSLPGFLYHWYRPSGRLGPAEMVAELTALATRVLGLQSLPAAPQRRTSKARTAQPSEATAKPAKTRKRAASQARELQAAG is encoded by the coding sequence ATGGCCAGCACCTCCCGAAAAGCCCCTGTTTCTCCCCGTGGCCGGCAGCGCCTTCCCACCGCAGGCTCCGACGAAAAGCGCGAGCGCATCCTCAAGGCCGCCGAGGCCCTGTTCGACCGCAATGGCTACGCGAACACCACCATGGAGCAAATCGTGCAGGCTCTGGGCGTGACCAAGCCCTTTGTGTATTACTACTTTCGCAGCAAGCAGGAGATCTTCGAGACCCTATGCTGGGCACCTACCGAGGCTTGTTTCACGGTGCTGGATTTCGAGGCCGACGATGCGCGCCCGGCACATGAAAAAGCCATAGACGGGCTGCAGCGCCTGATTGCGGCCACCATCGCCCATTACCCGGCGGCCTTTTTCCCTTACCGCGAGCCCCAGGCCTTCAGCCCGGCCTACAACAAGGCCTCGCGCGCCGTGGCCAAGCGCTTTTACACCCAGCTCTGTGCGCTGCTGGAAGAGGGCCGCGCCAGCGGCCATTTCGACTTTAAAGAAACGCGCATCACGGCCCAGGCCGCCTGCAGCCTGCCTGGTTTTCTCTACCACTGGTACCGCCCCAGTGGGCGCCTGGGCCCGGCGGAAATGGTGGCCGAGCTGACGGCGCTGGCCACCCGCGTCCTGGGTCTGCAGTCTCTGCCTGCCGCACCGCAGCGCCGCACCAGCAAGGCCCGTACGGCCCAGCCGAGCGAGGCCACCGCCAAGCCCGCCAAAACACGTAAGCGAGCCGCGAGCCAGGCCAGAGAACTTCAGGCTGCGGGGTAG
- a CDS encoding aminotransferase class V-fold PLP-dependent enzyme produces MPGLLPDIDPDGLLEFSVVYTDRALNHMSKRFTGVMQDILGMLKEVYSAHTAVLVPGSGTFGMEAVARQFANNQKVLIVRNGWFSYRWTQIFEAGNFGLGGGAVVCKARKQGAGSQDPWTPCPAQDVAEAIRAERPKVVFAPHVETASGIMLPDDYLRTISEAAHDVGALMVLDCVASGAMWVNMEKTGVDVLISAPQKGWSSSPCCAMVMLSARAREAIEPTQSSSFSCDLKKWMQIAEGYEKGQHAYHTTMPTDALVRLRDVMLETRAYGFEKVREEQIALGDKVRKLLESRGFPSVAGGGFKAPGVVVSYTTNPEIQNGKAFLAVGLQTASGVPLMCDEGPDFQTFRIGLFGLEKWHNVDRTVEHLRDALEKISTP; encoded by the coding sequence ATGCCCGGACTTTTGCCCGATATCGACCCCGATGGTCTGCTGGAATTCTCGGTGGTCTACACCGACCGCGCGCTCAACCACATGTCCAAGCGCTTCACCGGCGTGATGCAAGACATTCTGGGCATGCTCAAAGAGGTCTACAGCGCCCACACCGCCGTGCTGGTGCCCGGCAGCGGCACCTTTGGCATGGAAGCCGTGGCCCGCCAGTTCGCCAACAACCAGAAGGTGCTGATCGTGCGCAATGGCTGGTTCAGCTACCGCTGGACGCAGATCTTCGAGGCCGGCAACTTCGGCCTGGGCGGCGGCGCCGTGGTCTGCAAGGCGCGCAAGCAGGGCGCAGGCAGCCAGGACCCATGGACCCCCTGCCCGGCCCAGGATGTGGCCGAGGCCATTCGTGCCGAGCGCCCCAAGGTGGTGTTTGCCCCGCATGTGGAAACCGCCAGTGGCATCATGCTGCCCGACGACTATCTGCGCACCATCTCCGAAGCCGCCCATGACGTGGGTGCCTTGATGGTGCTGGATTGCGTGGCCTCCGGTGCCATGTGGGTGAACATGGAAAAGACCGGCGTGGACGTGCTGATCAGCGCCCCGCAAAAGGGCTGGAGCAGCTCGCCCTGCTGCGCCATGGTCATGCTCTCGGCCCGTGCGCGTGAAGCCATAGAGCCCACGCAAAGCTCCAGCTTCTCCTGCGATCTGAAGAAGTGGATGCAGATTGCCGAAGGCTACGAAAAAGGCCAGCACGCCTACCACACCACCATGCCCACCGACGCTCTGGTGCGCCTGCGCGATGTGATGCTGGAAACCCGTGCCTACGGCTTTGAAAAAGTGCGCGAAGAACAAATCGCCCTGGGCGACAAGGTGCGCAAGCTGCTGGAGTCGCGCGGTTTTCCCAGCGTGGCGGGCGGCGGCTTCAAGGCCCCTGGCGTGGTGGTGAGCTACACCACCAACCCCGAGATCCAGAACGGCAAGGCCTTTTTGGCCGTGGGCCTGCAAACGGCCTCGGGCGTGCCACTGATGTGCGACGAAGGCCCCGACTTCCAGACCTTCCGCATCGGCCTGTTTGGCCTGGAAAAATGGCACAACGTGGACCGCACGGTGGAGCATTTGCGGGATGCCCTGGAAAAAATAAGCACCCCCTGA
- a CDS encoding DUF3297 family protein, whose amino-acid sequence MSDTRPTLPDHLSIDPRSPHHVAAIFEHDIGIRFNGKERFDVEEYCISEGWVKVPAGKTVDRRGYPLLIKLKGLVEVFYK is encoded by the coding sequence ATGAGCGACACCCGCCCCACTCTGCCCGATCACCTGTCCATCGACCCACGCAGCCCCCACCATGTGGCCGCGATTTTTGAACACGACATCGGCATCCGCTTCAACGGCAAGGAACGCTTTGATGTGGAGGAATACTGCATCAGCGAAGGCTGGGTGAAAGTGCCCGCCGGCAAGACCGTGGACCGCCGTGGCTACCCGCTGCTGATCAAGCTCAAGGGCCTGGTTGAGGTGTTCTACAAGTAA
- a CDS encoding TonB-dependent receptor domain-containing protein has product MSFSAAPSSFLSPTLLALAAAAACASATAQQAPAAATQTLSEVVVSASGFEQDIKEAPASITVISRKDLEKKSFSNLAQALEDVEGVDIGAATDKTGGLNISIRGMPSEYTLVLIDGRRQNSAGNVTPNDFGGTQTSFLPPLSAIERIEVIRGPMSTLYGSDAMGGVINIITRKVGKTWSGSVGVDYTMQQESAFGDTHAGKFYLSGPIKQDLLGLTLRGSTFHRDGADMHYVGSNGQEVVPVMGSNPVKSTVNTVGARLSLTPSRHHDIVLDVDTGRQTYDNGRGQMGSLTGGYAPEQKYNRDQWSLAHTGRYGFGTWETSFMVNQTETIGRTIPSGTPGAVAGAPRTLEVESKVLDTKLVMPWGNHLTTLGGQWWKAEMEDGVAPSPFEFTQKAIFAEDEWSLAEAFKLTLGARYDRHSIFGGKVSPRAYGVWQAAPQWTVKGGMSHGYKTPRVEQLAPGINGFGNQGKTPLVGSPNLKPETSRSTELGVYFDNARGLSASAMLFNNQFKDKITSGPGLPNCSFAGDPNRPGCADFGNWPLVDTFGQSINVDEAVTRGMELSARYTFNPQWSSSANYTYTKSKQQSGPNQGKPLTDTPKHALNARVDWKPTAQWSGWVRAEYRSERYRDPGTTATTIAAAQVLGDYKAYTQFHLGGSYRVTPKFTINAAVYNLFNKDFVDYQPYYRSGNTVTYGNRYRNPQDGRRLWISANYEF; this is encoded by the coding sequence ATGTCTTTTTCTGCCGCACCCAGCTCCTTCCTCTCGCCCACCTTATTGGCCTTGGCCGCTGCAGCGGCCTGCGCTTCAGCCACCGCCCAACAAGCCCCCGCTGCAGCAACCCAGACCCTGTCGGAAGTGGTGGTCTCCGCCTCCGGTTTTGAACAAGACATCAAGGAGGCGCCCGCCTCCATCACTGTCATCTCTCGCAAGGATCTGGAGAAGAAGAGCTTCAGCAACCTGGCCCAGGCTTTGGAAGATGTGGAAGGCGTGGACATTGGTGCGGCCACCGACAAAACCGGCGGCCTGAACATCAGCATCCGGGGTATGCCCAGCGAATACACCCTGGTGCTGATTGATGGTCGCCGCCAGAATTCGGCAGGCAATGTCACCCCCAATGACTTTGGCGGGACACAGACCAGCTTTCTTCCGCCCCTCTCTGCCATTGAGCGCATCGAAGTCATCCGTGGCCCCATGTCCACGCTGTATGGCTCGGATGCCATGGGCGGCGTGATCAACATCATCACGCGCAAGGTGGGCAAGACCTGGAGCGGCTCGGTGGGCGTGGACTACACCATGCAGCAAGAATCCGCATTTGGAGACACCCATGCAGGCAAGTTCTATCTGAGTGGTCCCATCAAGCAAGACTTGCTGGGTCTGACCCTGCGCGGCAGCACATTTCATCGCGACGGTGCAGACATGCACTATGTCGGCAGCAACGGGCAAGAAGTCGTTCCGGTCATGGGCTCCAACCCCGTCAAGTCCACCGTCAACACGGTGGGGGCACGTCTGTCGCTCACCCCGAGCCGCCACCACGACATCGTGCTGGACGTGGATACCGGCCGCCAAACCTATGACAACGGACGCGGGCAAATGGGGTCTTTGACAGGTGGCTATGCGCCCGAGCAGAAATACAACCGTGACCAATGGAGCCTGGCCCATACCGGACGCTATGGCTTTGGCACCTGGGAGACCAGCTTCATGGTCAACCAGACCGAGACCATTGGCCGCACCATACCCAGCGGCACACCCGGTGCGGTAGCCGGCGCTCCACGCACGCTGGAAGTAGAAAGCAAGGTGCTGGACACCAAGCTGGTCATGCCCTGGGGCAATCACTTGACGACTCTCGGCGGCCAATGGTGGAAGGCTGAAATGGAAGACGGCGTCGCGCCCAGCCCCTTTGAGTTCACACAAAAAGCCATCTTTGCCGAAGACGAATGGAGCTTGGCCGAGGCCTTCAAACTCACCCTGGGTGCACGTTACGACCGCCACAGCATTTTTGGCGGCAAGGTCAGCCCACGCGCCTACGGTGTATGGCAGGCAGCGCCGCAATGGACCGTCAAGGGGGGCATGAGCCATGGCTACAAGACGCCACGCGTGGAGCAACTGGCTCCCGGCATCAACGGCTTTGGCAACCAGGGCAAGACCCCGCTGGTGGGCAGCCCCAACCTGAAGCCCGAAACTAGCCGCAGCACCGAGCTGGGTGTGTATTTTGACAATGCCCGAGGTCTGTCTGCCAGCGCCATGCTGTTCAACAACCAGTTCAAGGACAAGATCACCAGTGGTCCTGGTTTGCCCAACTGCTCCTTTGCAGGCGACCCCAACCGCCCCGGCTGTGCCGATTTCGGCAACTGGCCCTTGGTGGATACCTTTGGGCAATCCATCAACGTGGATGAGGCTGTCACGCGCGGCATGGAGCTGAGCGCACGCTACACCTTCAATCCCCAATGGAGCAGCAGCGCCAACTACACCTACACCAAGAGCAAACAGCAAAGCGGCCCCAATCAAGGCAAGCCGCTGACCGACACGCCCAAGCATGCGCTGAACGCCCGCGTGGACTGGAAGCCGACAGCCCAATGGAGTGGCTGGGTACGCGCCGAGTACCGCAGCGAACGCTACCGCGACCCAGGTACCACCGCCACAACCATTGCCGCAGCCCAGGTGTTGGGAGACTACAAGGCCTACACCCAGTTCCACCTGGGTGGCAGCTACCGTGTCACGCCCAAATTCACCATCAACGCAGCGGTCTACAACCTGTTCAACAAGGACTTTGTGGACTATCAGCCTTACTACCGCAGCGGCAACACCGTGACCTATGGCAACCGCTATCGCAACCCGCAAGATGGCCGCCGCCTCTGGATCTCGGCCAACTACGAGTTCTAA